Proteins encoded by one window of Halorubrum ruber:
- the metG gene encoding methionine--tRNA ligase — MSHDDFPTDRPAVVTCGLPYANGDLHIGHLRTYVGGDVYSRALERLGQRTAFVSGSDMHGTPVAVNAEQEGVSPEKFALDWHERYAETFPKFNVDFDNYGHTHDETNTEITQQLVRDLDEAGHLYEKEIMVAYDPVDDQYLPDRYVEGTCPYCGAHARGDECDEGCQRHLEPGEVEDPESTITGNPAEYRERTHKFFAVSEFADYLSDFLDRLEGTSNARNQPREWIEQGLQDWCITRDMDWGIDMPGGEATESPREGGEAADSQDLVLYVWVDAPIEYISSTKQYSERVGADAFDWEAAWKEGVSDEHPEGGEVVHVIGRDIIQHHTIFWPAMLEATDHAEPRAVMASGFVTLDGKGFSTSRDRAVWADEYLDEGFHPDPLRYYLATNGGFQQDVDFSWEKFAERVNTELVGTVGNFLYRSLLFAHRNYEDGPDADAPSDEVAARIDEAVEEFAAAVNDYSVRALGDAVTDLARYGNEYIQRNEPWKLVDEEPAEAEQVIYDCVALAKAIAVLFEPLAPEKSERLWDQLGEPGSVHDATVEAAREGPAGDLGEPTELFEQVEDERVEDLNEKLEARVAESESDDGDEGDESDDDENDDETDTTDDTDMTDIEPLSDDRISFDDFQELDIRVGRIEEAEGIEGADDLVKLTVDLGAETRTIVAGLKQLHDVDDLPDTKVIVLANMEKAELFGVESNGMVLAAGEEADLLTTYEDAAPGTKVK; from the coding sequence ATGAGCCACGACGACTTCCCCACCGACCGGCCCGCGGTGGTGACCTGTGGACTGCCGTACGCCAACGGCGACCTCCACATCGGTCACCTCCGCACCTACGTCGGCGGCGACGTGTACAGCCGCGCGCTCGAACGACTCGGCCAACGGACCGCGTTCGTCTCCGGCTCCGACATGCACGGGACGCCGGTCGCGGTCAACGCCGAGCAGGAGGGCGTCTCCCCCGAGAAGTTCGCGCTCGACTGGCACGAGCGCTACGCCGAGACGTTCCCGAAGTTCAACGTCGACTTCGACAACTACGGCCACACCCACGACGAGACGAACACCGAGATCACCCAGCAGCTCGTCCGCGACCTCGACGAGGCGGGCCACCTCTACGAGAAGGAGATCATGGTCGCGTACGACCCCGTCGACGACCAGTACCTCCCCGACCGCTACGTCGAGGGGACCTGCCCGTACTGCGGCGCGCACGCCCGCGGCGACGAGTGCGACGAGGGGTGCCAGCGCCACCTCGAACCCGGCGAGGTCGAGGATCCCGAGTCGACGATCACCGGTAACCCCGCGGAGTACCGCGAGCGCACCCACAAGTTCTTCGCGGTCTCGGAGTTCGCCGACTACCTCTCCGACTTCCTCGACCGGCTGGAGGGCACCTCGAACGCCCGCAACCAGCCCCGCGAGTGGATCGAACAGGGGCTCCAGGACTGGTGTATCACCCGCGACATGGACTGGGGGATCGACATGCCGGGCGGCGAGGCGACGGAGTCGCCTCGGGAAGGCGGCGAAGCCGCCGACTCCCAGGACCTCGTCCTCTACGTCTGGGTCGACGCCCCGATCGAGTACATCTCCTCGACGAAGCAGTACTCCGAGCGCGTCGGCGCCGACGCCTTCGACTGGGAGGCCGCCTGGAAGGAGGGCGTCAGCGACGAGCACCCGGAGGGCGGCGAGGTCGTCCACGTGATTGGCCGCGACATCATCCAGCACCACACGATATTCTGGCCCGCGATGTTGGAGGCGACCGACCACGCCGAGCCGCGCGCGGTGATGGCGAGCGGCTTCGTCACGCTCGACGGCAAGGGGTTCTCGACCAGCCGCGACCGCGCGGTCTGGGCGGACGAGTACCTCGACGAAGGGTTCCACCCCGACCCGCTCCGCTACTACCTCGCGACCAACGGCGGGTTCCAGCAGGACGTGGACTTCTCGTGGGAGAAGTTCGCCGAGCGCGTCAACACCGAGCTGGTGGGCACCGTCGGCAACTTCCTCTACCGCTCCCTGCTTTTCGCCCACCGCAACTACGAGGACGGCCCCGACGCCGACGCCCCGAGCGACGAGGTGGCGGCGCGGATCGACGAGGCGGTCGAGGAGTTCGCGGCCGCGGTCAACGACTACTCCGTCCGCGCGCTGGGCGACGCCGTCACCGACCTCGCGCGATACGGCAACGAGTACATCCAACGCAACGAGCCGTGGAAGCTCGTCGACGAGGAGCCCGCGGAAGCGGAACAGGTCATCTACGACTGCGTCGCGCTCGCGAAGGCGATCGCCGTCCTCTTCGAGCCGCTGGCCCCGGAAAAGAGCGAGCGGCTCTGGGACCAGCTCGGCGAGCCCGGCTCCGTCCACGACGCCACCGTCGAGGCCGCTCGCGAAGGGCCCGCCGGCGACCTCGGCGAGCCGACCGAGCTGTTCGAGCAGGTCGAAGACGAGCGCGTCGAGGACCTGAACGAGAAGCTCGAAGCGCGCGTCGCCGAGTCGGAGAGCGACGACGGCGACGAGGGAGACGAAAGCGACGACGACGAGAACGACGACGAAACCGATACCACCGACGACACCGACATGACCGACATCGAACCCCTCAGCGACGACCGCATCAGCTTCGACGACTTCCAGGAACTGGACATCCGCGTGGGCCGGATCGAGGAGGCGGAGGGGATCGAGGGCGCCGACGACCTCGTGAAGCTCACCGTCGATCTGGGTGCGGAGACCCGGACGATCGTCGCGGGCCTGAAACAGCTCCACGACGTCGACGACCTCCCCGACACGAAGGTGATCGTCCTCGCGAACATGGAGAAGGCGGAGCTGTTCGGCGTCGAGTCGAACGGGATGGTCCTCGCGGCCGGCGAGGAGGCCGACCTCCTCACCACCTACGAGGACGCCGCACCCGGGACGAAGGTGAAGTGA
- a CDS encoding RNA-guided endonuclease InsQ/TnpB family protein, with protein sequence MGVRRTAVVKLAVSDEQRDVLHRTAEQYLYCAKRTADYCWSDTSYTQCKTNKREVRDALYADLREETDLQAQLVQAAIKRAVEAVKACVERWKKGQRVSQPTFTAETMDYDTRSATFYRNKVSLATVEGRVEPSFVLPADSPTPYERYVLSEDYEFRESTLRYDAATDEFYLNISTRRTDGDDEVSEDAGHSDQTVLGIDLGVNSLAVSSTGTFWQGDDYDHWCREFEKRRGEIQRRGTQAAHKALLRLGKREEAWRKQYIHTIANELVSEAVEHDCDVIAFEDLSDIRERLPDAKWHHVWAFRRLFEYVSYKAPEQGVSVEQVEPNHTSQRCSRTDCGFTHDGNRHGEQFECQKCGYEVNADYNAAKNIGVRYARKRQHKLRSSPKSGSGDAQVDVRVNGGTLNGESHQPLAGD encoded by the coding sequence ATGGGCGTGCGTCGAACCGCCGTCGTGAAACTCGCTGTTTCCGACGAGCAACGCGACGTACTCCACCGAACCGCCGAACAATATCTGTACTGCGCGAAACGAACCGCCGACTACTGTTGGTCCGACACCTCCTACACCCAGTGTAAGACCAACAAGCGAGAGGTTCGCGACGCGCTCTACGCCGACCTTCGAGAGGAGACGGACCTACAGGCCCAACTTGTCCAAGCCGCTATCAAACGCGCTGTCGAAGCCGTCAAAGCGTGTGTTGAACGGTGGAAAAAGGGACAGCGCGTCTCTCAACCGACGTTCACCGCCGAAACGATGGACTACGACACGCGGAGCGCGACCTTCTACCGGAACAAGGTGTCACTGGCAACTGTTGAGGGCCGAGTCGAACCCTCGTTTGTTCTCCCGGCAGACAGTCCGACGCCCTACGAGCGGTACGTACTCTCGGAGGACTACGAGTTCCGCGAGAGTACGCTTCGGTACGACGCGGCCACTGACGAGTTCTACCTCAACATTTCGACGCGGCGGACAGACGGTGACGATGAGGTTTCGGAAGATGCCGGGCACTCCGACCAAACGGTCCTCGGTATCGACCTCGGCGTCAACAGCCTCGCTGTGTCCTCAACCGGCACGTTTTGGCAGGGGGACGACTACGACCACTGGTGTCGTGAGTTCGAGAAGCGACGTGGCGAGATACAACGGCGCGGCACGCAGGCCGCACACAAGGCCCTGCTTCGCCTCGGGAAGCGCGAAGAAGCTTGGCGCAAACAGTACATCCACACCATCGCCAACGAACTCGTCTCGGAAGCCGTCGAACACGACTGCGACGTAATCGCGTTCGAGGACTTGAGTGACATTCGAGAGCGGCTTCCGGACGCGAAGTGGCACCACGTTTGGGCGTTCCGACGCCTGTTTGAGTACGTCTCCTACAAAGCCCCTGAACAGGGGGTCTCCGTGGAGCAAGTCGAGCCGAACCACACATCTCAACGCTGTTCTCGGACGGACTGTGGCTTTACACACGACGGCAACCGCCACGGCGAACAGTTCGAGTGCCAGAAGTGTGGGTATGAAGTGAACGCGGATTACAACGCTGCAAAGAATATTGGCGTGCGGTACGCTCGGAAGCGGCAACACAAACTCCGTTCCTCGCCCAAGTCGGGGAGCGGAGACGCACAAGTAGACGTGCGTGTGAATGGTGGGACGTTGAACGGTGAGAGTCACCAGCCTCTTGCTGGCGACTGA
- a CDS encoding VOC family protein: protein MSDPTAHHVGVTVADLDRAVEFYTTTFDLDVVAEFSVGGDAFAEAVGVEGAAAEFAHLDAGDAVVELVAYDPDVDPSDEPELNRPGATHLGLAVDDVEAFYADLADDVETLSPPRTTESGTTVLFVRDPEGNVNYPTLLPRRSAPRSLRVGL from the coding sequence GTGTCCGACCCAACCGCACACCACGTCGGGGTCACCGTCGCCGACCTCGACCGGGCCGTCGAGTTTTACACAACGACGTTCGACCTCGACGTCGTCGCCGAGTTCTCGGTCGGCGGCGACGCCTTCGCCGAGGCGGTCGGCGTCGAGGGCGCCGCGGCCGAGTTCGCGCACCTCGACGCCGGCGACGCGGTCGTCGAACTCGTCGCGTACGACCCGGACGTCGACCCCAGCGACGAGCCCGAGCTCAACCGCCCCGGCGCGACTCACCTCGGCCTCGCCGTCGACGACGTCGAGGCGTTCTACGCCGACCTCGCGGACGACGTGGAGACGCTGAGCCCGCCACGAACGACCGAGAGCGGGACGACGGTGCTGTTCGTTCGGGACCCGGAGGGGAACGTAAACTACCCTACCCTACTCCCTCGGCGCTCCGCGCCTCGGTCCTTGAGGGTAGGGCTTTGA
- a CDS encoding 2,5-diamino-6-(ribosylamino)-4(3H)-pyrimidinone 5'-phosphate reductase, whose product MHVVVNAAQSVDGKLATRRREQLRISGPEDFDRVDRVRAAADAVLVGVGTVLADDPHLTLDEEDRRVERLRNGRPGDPARVVVDSTGRTPTDARILDDAATTYLLVSAATDRERREALADAGAEVIVAGEERVDVAEGLDRLADRGIDRLMVEGGGEVIFSCFDAGVVDELHVYVGSLVIGGRDAPTLADGAGFTEGFPDLTLTGTERLDDGVVLSYAVGEEDGA is encoded by the coding sequence ATGCACGTGGTCGTCAACGCGGCCCAGAGCGTCGACGGGAAGCTCGCCACCCGCCGCCGGGAGCAGCTCCGGATCTCCGGGCCCGAGGATTTCGACCGGGTCGACCGCGTCCGGGCGGCCGCGGACGCGGTACTGGTCGGGGTCGGGACCGTCCTCGCGGACGACCCGCACCTCACGCTCGACGAGGAGGACCGCCGCGTCGAGCGCCTGCGGAACGGCCGACCGGGCGACCCCGCCCGCGTCGTGGTCGACTCCACCGGGCGGACGCCGACCGACGCCCGGATCCTCGACGACGCGGCGACGACGTACCTGCTCGTCTCGGCCGCGACCGACCGGGAGCGGCGCGAGGCGCTCGCCGACGCCGGCGCAGAGGTGATCGTGGCCGGCGAGGAGCGCGTCGACGTCGCCGAGGGGCTCGATCGGCTCGCCGACCGCGGCATCGACCGACTGATGGTCGAAGGGGGCGGCGAGGTGATCTTCTCCTGTTTCGATGCCGGCGTCGTGGACGAGCTCCACGTCTACGTCGGCTCGCTCGTGATCGGCGGCCGCGACGCGCCCACGCTGGCGGACGGCGCCGGATTCACCGAGGGGTTTCCCGACCTGACGCTCACGGGAACGGAGCGGCTCGACGACGGGGTCGTCCTCTCGTACGCGGTCGGGGAGGAGGACGGAGCGTGA
- a CDS encoding coiled-coil protein: MVTKEEVIEQYDVEPMDEADNVDLSEDDLENGSKGQLIKRAGQLRDRRNELNQMASERASERDDLNAKTREKVDEAQEHREKRDELNEQVQEHKDKRNELNAEANELFDEVEELKQDLELGSGKSIEELEEEIEDLEFRQQTEVLDAEDERELIEKIDDKREKLAEKKEKVDDTSELDELVEEAEEVRSEASQHHQKVTELADKAQEHHNQMIEAYREADDIRDEADEMHELFVEAQEAADRHHEDFVRVQKRLRELDKKEEEERQDERAEKREEEKEEAEEIYQKFKEGETLDTEDLMKLQKTGLL; this comes from the coding sequence ATGGTAACGAAAGAAGAAGTCATCGAGCAGTACGACGTGGAACCGATGGACGAGGCGGACAACGTGGACCTTTCTGAGGACGACCTGGAGAACGGCTCCAAGGGCCAGCTCATCAAACGCGCCGGCCAGCTGCGAGACCGACGCAACGAGCTGAACCAGATGGCGTCCGAGCGCGCCTCCGAGCGCGACGACCTCAACGCGAAGACGCGCGAGAAGGTCGACGAGGCCCAGGAACACCGCGAGAAGCGCGACGAGCTCAACGAGCAGGTCCAAGAGCACAAGGACAAGCGCAACGAGCTCAACGCCGAGGCCAACGAGCTGTTCGACGAGGTCGAGGAGCTCAAACAGGACCTCGAGCTCGGCTCCGGGAAGTCCATCGAGGAGCTCGAAGAGGAGATCGAGGACCTCGAGTTCCGCCAGCAGACCGAGGTGCTCGACGCGGAGGACGAGCGCGAGCTGATCGAGAAGATCGACGACAAACGCGAGAAGCTCGCCGAGAAGAAAGAGAAGGTCGACGACACGAGCGAGCTCGACGAGCTCGTCGAGGAGGCCGAGGAGGTCCGCTCCGAGGCGTCCCAGCACCACCAGAAGGTGACGGAGCTCGCGGACAAGGCCCAGGAACATCACAACCAGATGATCGAGGCCTACCGCGAGGCCGACGACATCCGCGACGAGGCCGACGAGATGCACGAGCTCTTCGTCGAGGCCCAGGAGGCGGCCGACCGCCACCACGAGGACTTCGTCCGCGTCCAGAAGCGCCTGCGCGAGCTCGACAAGAAGGAGGAGGAGGAGCGGCAGGACGAGCGCGCCGAGAAGCGCGAAGAGGAGAAGGAAGAGGCCGAGGAGATCTATCAGAAGTTCAAGGAGGGCGAGACGCTCGACACCGAGGACCTGATGAAGCTCCAGAAGACCGGCCTCCTGTAA
- the sppA gene encoding signal peptide peptidase SppA, producing MNDASTDGRKGLLAAAAVGAATTIAGHALLGRLTGGRFGDADEYNTAKVTVSGPIRRNQGRPSPLSGPGGATADDVVEQIEAADEDEDVEALLVELNTPGGEVVPSDDIRRAAAEFDGPTVAYATDLCASGGYWIASGCDELWARDASLVGSIGVVGSRPNAKGLADKLGISYEQFTAGEYKDAGVPLKEIEEDEREYLQGIIDGYYEQFVETVSEGRDMDPEEIRDTEARVYLGEDAAEMGLVDDLGTEDDVEDRLADLLGAEPEVREFTPERGLAERLGIGAERVAFAAGSGVSDAFVDDGGDIDVEFR from the coding sequence ATGAACGACGCCTCGACGGACGGACGGAAGGGGTTGCTCGCGGCCGCCGCAGTCGGCGCGGCGACGACGATCGCGGGCCACGCGCTCCTCGGGCGGCTCACCGGCGGGCGGTTCGGTGACGCCGACGAGTACAACACCGCGAAGGTGACTGTCTCGGGGCCGATCCGGCGGAACCAGGGGCGACCCTCGCCGCTGTCGGGACCGGGCGGCGCGACCGCCGACGACGTGGTCGAGCAGATCGAGGCGGCCGACGAGGACGAAGACGTCGAGGCGCTGCTCGTCGAGCTCAACACGCCCGGCGGCGAGGTCGTCCCGAGCGACGACATCCGGCGGGCCGCCGCCGAGTTCGACGGGCCGACCGTGGCGTACGCGACCGACCTGTGCGCGTCCGGCGGCTACTGGATCGCGAGCGGCTGCGACGAGCTGTGGGCGCGCGACGCGAGCCTCGTCGGCTCCATCGGCGTCGTCGGGTCCCGGCCGAACGCCAAGGGACTGGCGGACAAGCTCGGCATCTCCTACGAGCAGTTCACGGCGGGCGAGTACAAGGACGCCGGCGTCCCGCTGAAGGAGATCGAGGAGGACGAACGGGAGTACCTCCAGGGGATCATCGACGGCTACTACGAGCAGTTCGTCGAGACCGTGAGCGAGGGGCGCGACATGGACCCGGAAGAGATCCGGGACACCGAGGCGCGCGTGTACCTCGGCGAGGACGCCGCGGAGATGGGGCTCGTCGACGACCTCGGCACCGAGGACGACGTCGAGGACCGGCTCGCCGACCTGCTCGGCGCCGAGCCGGAAGTCCGCGAGTTCACCCCGGAACGCGGGCTCGCGGAGCGGCTCGGCATCGGCGCCGAGCGCGTCGCGTTCGCGGCCGGGAGCGGGGTCTCGGACGCCTTCGTCGACGACGGCGGCGACATCGACGTGGAGTTCCGTTGA
- a CDS encoding RNA-guided endonuclease InsQ/TnpB family protein, with translation MVTVAVTAKFHNPSLSRRKEWQRASRLYRDTKQFCIDGWENGDFGKSVTTSSINNDLYSAIQNQAIREAKSDHSKDGEVRYRESQPFAINNQNWEIDTTENGTVVVGFPCVSQWWYTPIEVYDDIADPVARLVEGDADKTRLQVYRRGDDWYCTFNVEYDADASGETPIGVDIGERHILAVTAYGEDESMLVSGGEAKYVRRKYRSLRDSLSEAGALRARNRVGDKEQRRIADLNHKLSRRLITFAEQFENPVIRMEDLKGIRENSSWSGVHSWHFHQLQQFITYKAERAGIRVEQVDAYHTSQRCSACGSMGTRDGDHFSCSECGRGRHADLNASENIAQREGEPCTA, from the coding sequence ATGGTCACGGTGGCTGTCACCGCCAAGTTCCACAATCCATCCCTCTCACGACGGAAAGAGTGGCAACGCGCCTCTCGTCTCTACCGTGATACCAAACAGTTCTGTATTGACGGATGGGAGAACGGCGACTTCGGGAAGTCCGTGACCACGTCCAGCATCAACAACGACCTCTACTCGGCTATTCAGAACCAAGCCATCCGAGAGGCGAAATCCGACCACAGCAAGGACGGGGAGGTTCGCTACCGAGAAAGTCAACCGTTCGCCATCAACAACCAGAACTGGGAAATCGACACGACTGAGAACGGCACGGTCGTCGTCGGCTTCCCGTGCGTCTCTCAATGGTGGTACACTCCGATTGAGGTGTACGACGATATTGCCGACCCCGTAGCCCGACTTGTCGAAGGTGACGCCGACAAGACTCGTCTACAGGTCTACCGCCGTGGCGACGACTGGTACTGTACGTTCAACGTCGAATACGACGCCGACGCGTCGGGTGAGACGCCTATCGGTGTCGATATTGGTGAACGGCATATCCTCGCTGTGACCGCCTACGGTGAGGACGAATCAATGCTGGTGTCTGGTGGTGAGGCGAAGTACGTTCGACGCAAATATCGTTCCCTACGCGATTCGCTCTCGGAAGCGGGTGCGCTTCGCGCACGTAACCGTGTAGGTGACAAAGAACAGCGTCGAATCGCGGACTTGAACCACAAACTCTCCCGTCGGCTCATCACGTTCGCGGAACAGTTCGAGAATCCCGTCATCCGGATGGAAGACCTCAAAGGTATCCGCGAGAACAGCTCATGGTCAGGTGTTCACTCGTGGCATTTCCACCAACTCCAACAATTCATCACGTACAAAGCTGAACGCGCTGGGATTCGTGTTGAACAGGTCGATGCGTACCATACCAGCCAGCGGTGTTCAGCGTGTGGTTCGATGGGAACCCGTGATGGCGACCACTTTTCGTGTTCGGAGTGCGGTCGAGGACGCCACGCAGACCTGAACGCTTCAGAGAACATCGCACAACGGGAGGGAGAACCATGTACGGCGTAG
- a CDS encoding DUF373 family protein, producing MTTLVICVDRSGAIGRATNVPMPVAGWEAVRSLVTDAGLDDPEDASVNCLLESLRVARDLRDEREESVVAVVSAESDTAVGADRSIASQLDDLVERYDPRAAIVVVDSAEDERVLPVVESRIPVDSVDRVVVRQARDIESTYYLLKQFLADEQLRSTILVPFGVALLLVPALFYWFSAGEAIAGVAGLLGAALLYKGLAIDRFVAGMPERVREALYAGQVSVVTYVVAGGLALVGGFFGFLAASDLGPGSPRLVEVVEFAYAAVPWFAVAGVTAAVGRLLDELIRDEGIRTPYLNLPFVIAAVALVVRGFAGYFLAQEAIHEPLSMYGMTLTPVQQLAAFIVGGIVVSLVGVKVASDVGTETLEDVIDAERDAEGQRE from the coding sequence GTGACGACGCTGGTCATCTGCGTCGACCGCTCGGGGGCGATCGGTCGCGCCACCAACGTCCCGATGCCGGTCGCCGGCTGGGAGGCCGTCCGGTCGCTGGTCACGGACGCCGGGTTAGACGACCCCGAGGACGCCAGCGTGAACTGCCTGCTGGAGTCGCTGCGCGTCGCGCGCGACCTCAGGGACGAGCGCGAGGAGTCGGTCGTGGCGGTCGTCTCCGCCGAGAGCGACACCGCGGTGGGCGCCGACCGCTCTATCGCCTCCCAGCTCGACGACCTCGTGGAGCGGTACGACCCGCGGGCCGCCATCGTCGTCGTCGACTCCGCCGAGGACGAGCGGGTCCTCCCGGTCGTCGAGTCGCGGATCCCGGTCGACTCGGTCGACCGCGTCGTCGTCCGCCAGGCCCGGGACATCGAGTCCACCTACTACCTGCTCAAGCAGTTCCTCGCCGACGAGCAGCTGCGGTCGACGATACTCGTGCCGTTCGGCGTCGCGCTGCTGCTCGTCCCCGCGCTGTTCTACTGGTTCTCCGCCGGCGAGGCGATCGCGGGCGTCGCCGGCCTGCTCGGCGCCGCGCTCCTTTATAAGGGACTCGCGATCGACCGGTTCGTGGCGGGGATGCCCGAGCGGGTCCGCGAGGCGCTGTACGCCGGGCAGGTGTCCGTCGTGACGTACGTGGTGGCGGGCGGGCTCGCCTTGGTCGGCGGGTTCTTCGGCTTCCTCGCCGCCTCGGACCTTGGTCCCGGATCGCCCCGGCTCGTCGAGGTCGTGGAGTTCGCCTACGCGGCGGTTCCGTGGTTCGCGGTCGCGGGCGTGACCGCGGCCGTCGGACGGCTGCTCGACGAGCTGATCCGCGACGAGGGGATCCGGACGCCGTACCTCAACCTCCCGTTCGTCATCGCCGCGGTCGCCCTCGTCGTCCGCGGGTTCGCGGGCTACTTCCTCGCGCAGGAGGCGATCCACGAGCCGCTGTCGATGTACGGGATGACGTTGACCCCGGTCCAGCAGCTCGCGGCGTTCATCGTCGGCGGCATCGTCGTGTCGCTCGTCGGCGTCAAGGTCGCCAGCGACGTCGGCACCGAGACCCTCGAAGACGTTATCGACGCCGAGCGGGACGCCGAGGGGCAGCGGGAGTAG
- a CDS encoding shikimate dehydrogenase, producing MDVYGLIGNPVGHSLSPPMHEAGYEALGLDARYVTFEPDADAAAAAISGAADLGVAGLNVTVPFKRDALGAVDPAPLAERIGAVNTVDYGPVRAGETDRPRGHNTDAAGVTRALAHHDVPVDGRDALVVGAGGAGRAAAFALADAGATVHVANRTAERATELAADVPDATGGGLDDLATRVAAADLLVNATSVGMEAPEETPVPAEHLHGDLAVLDAVYAPIETRLLRDAAATGATTVDGAWMLLYQGVEAFEIWTGEDAPVEAMNAALRAELE from the coding sequence ATGGACGTGTACGGACTGATCGGGAACCCGGTCGGCCACTCGCTGTCGCCGCCGATGCACGAGGCGGGCTACGAGGCGCTCGGCCTCGACGCGCGGTACGTAACCTTCGAGCCGGACGCCGACGCCGCGGCCGCGGCGATTTCGGGCGCCGCCGACCTCGGCGTCGCGGGGCTCAACGTGACGGTGCCGTTCAAGCGAGACGCCCTCGGCGCGGTCGACCCAGCCCCGCTCGCCGAGCGCATCGGCGCCGTCAACACGGTCGACTACGGGCCGGTCAGGGCGGGCGAGACCGACCGGCCGCGCGGCCACAACACCGACGCAGCCGGGGTGACGCGGGCGCTCGCGCACCACGACGTGCCCGTCGACGGCCGCGACGCGCTCGTCGTCGGCGCGGGCGGCGCGGGGCGGGCGGCCGCGTTCGCGCTCGCCGACGCGGGCGCGACGGTCCACGTGGCGAACCGCACCGCGGAGCGCGCGACGGAGTTGGCCGCGGACGTGCCGGACGCGACCGGCGGTGGCCTCGACGACCTCGCTACCCGCGTCGCGGCCGCCGACCTGCTCGTCAACGCGACGAGCGTGGGGATGGAGGCGCCCGAGGAGACCCCGGTCCCCGCGGAGCACCTCCACGGCGACCTCGCGGTCCTCGACGCGGTGTACGCGCCGATCGAGACCCGGCTGCTCCGCGATGCCGCCGCCACGGGCGCGACGACCGTCGACGGCGCGTGGATGCTCCTCTATCAGGGGGTCGAGGCGTTCGAGATCTGGACCGGCGAGGACGCGCCAGTCGAGGCGATGAACGCGGCGTTACGGGCGGAACTGGAGTGA
- a CDS encoding helix-hairpin-helix domain-containing protein, whose amino-acid sequence MALLQKLKEKLGFGSGSGERESGETEVTVERESEPAADASGTDGTEASDPVEATEAAAKAESATEPESAEEPESTEEPESTEEPESAESEADETDKTDGEAVAAETEAAASTESLVDDEGADADEAAEQAEAAAGEEDAVAVDDDDRGPDVEEIKGIGPAYAERLAEIGIETVDDLAGADAAAVAEGTSVGENRAATWIDRASEF is encoded by the coding sequence ATGGCTCTACTCCAGAAGCTCAAAGAGAAGCTCGGATTCGGGAGCGGTTCGGGCGAGCGCGAGTCCGGCGAGACGGAAGTGACGGTCGAGCGCGAATCGGAGCCGGCGGCCGACGCGTCCGGGACCGACGGCACCGAGGCGAGCGATCCGGTCGAGGCGACGGAAGCAGCGGCTAAAGCGGAATCGGCGACTGAACCGGAATCTGCTGAAGAACCGGAATCTACTGAAGAACCGGAATCTACTGAAGAACCGGAATCTGCGGAGAGCGAGGCCGACGAGACCGACAAGACCGACGGGGAGGCGGTCGCCGCCGAGACGGAGGCCGCCGCCTCGACCGAGTCGCTCGTCGACGACGAGGGCGCCGATGCGGACGAGGCGGCCGAGCAGGCGGAGGCCGCGGCGGGCGAAGAGGACGCCGTCGCGGTCGACGACGACGACCGCGGCCCGGACGTCGAGGAGATCAAGGGCATCGGCCCGGCGTACGCCGAGCGCCTCGCGGAGATCGGCATCGAGACGGTCGACGACCTCGCCGGCGCGGACGCCGCCGCGGTGGCCGAGGGGACGAGCGTCGGCGAGAACCGCGCCGCGACGTGGATCGACCGCGCGAGCGAGTTCTGA